In Penaeus vannamei isolate JL-2024 chromosome 4, ASM4276789v1, whole genome shotgun sequence, a single window of DNA contains:
- the LOC138861524 gene encoding uncharacterized protein produces the protein MALVAVAVAAPSQPAYGYTPKTKYEEPAKYDFNYAMKDDYSGNGAHQEARDGYDTQFSYYVLLSDGRLQVAYPILFLISIKSNARYRLPNISSTNFNSILFPVYTSPCKRWPVLKWP, from the exons ATGGCCCTTGTGGCTGTCGCTGTTGCTGCTCCCTCACAGCCTGCTTACGGATATACCCCGAAAACCAAATATGAG GAACCTGCAAAGTATGATTTCAACTACGCCatgaaggacgactactccggcaacgGCGCTCATCAGGAGGCCCGTGATGGCTATGACACTCAGTtttcctactacgtcctcctttccgacggtcgtctgcaggtCGCCTACCCCATCCTATtcttaatatcaataaaaa GCAACGCTCGTTATAGATTACCGAACATCAGCAGTACTAATTTCAATTCGATTCTGTTCCCCGTTTACACGAGCCCTTGTAAACGCTGGCCAGTCTTAAAGTGGCCATAA
- the LOC113822532 gene encoding cuticle protein 8 encodes MKIYLMVFVSLSLAVSSLGAPNLLEGGAHHHHGDHHHGENEEHHHHGHDAPQSPSVYFDPIEGAGLTPPEPHAHAEHAHGAPETKAEPEGKAEYAFEYAVKEGLTDFSAQERRDGDKTEGSYQILLPDTRLQKVTYTVNGDSGFAAEVTYEGEAKEQVE; translated from the exons ATGAAGATTTACTTGATG GTATTTGTGAGCCTTTCCCTGGCGGTGTCCTCGCTGGGCGCTCCGAATCTTCTAGAGGGAGGCGCCCACCACCACCATGGAGACCACCATCACGGCGAGAACGAAGAGCACCATCACCATGGTCACGACGCCCCACAGTCGCCGTCGGTCTACTTCGATCCTATCGAAGGCGCCGGTCTGACTCCGCCCGAGCCCCACGCCCACGCAGAACACGCCCATGGAGCTCCGGAGACGAAGGCAGAGCCGGAG GGAAAAGCCGAGTACGCGTTCGAATACGCCGTGAAGGAAGGACTGACCGACTTCAGCGCGCAGGAACGCCGCGACGGGGATAAGACGGAGGGGTCCTACCAGATCCTGCTTCCCGACACCCGGCTGCAGAAGGTCACGTACACGGTCAACGGCGACTCGGGCTTCGCGGCCGAGGTCACTtacgagggagaggcgaaggaacagGTCGAGTAG